The following are from one region of the Vitis riparia cultivar Riparia Gloire de Montpellier isolate 1030 chromosome 9, EGFV_Vit.rip_1.0, whole genome shotgun sequence genome:
- the LOC117922389 gene encoding transcription factor bHLH122-like, whose amino-acid sequence MESNLQHHQHQQQQMNSSLMRYRSAPSSYFSNFIDGEDCEEFLQHRPSSPETERIFSRFMSSGGTEDSSSHTVMNTRQNSQAMAPESVVVVSQQNQFMASMKHGAEVLQQQQQQNGYASGLQMMYQTSSPMPHHNSAAPGPVENSYSAVSSMGMDQSQQMKIGGGNNSNLIRHSSSPAGLFSHLNVENGYAIMRGTGSITDSRYTTAAS is encoded by the coding sequence ATGGAGTCAAATCTTCAGCATCATCAGCATCAACAGCAGCAGATGAACTCCAGCTTGATGCGCTACAGATCTGCACCCAGCTCATACTTTTCCAATTTCATTGATGGAGAAGACTGTGAAGAGTTCCTACAGCACAGGCCTTCAAGTCCTGAAACTGAGAGAATTTTCTCTAGGTTCATGTCCAGTGGCGGGACAGAAGATTCATCTTCTCATACTGTTATGAATACGAGGCAGAATTCTCAGGCAATGGCGCCAGAATCAGTGGTAGTTGTGAGCCAGCAGAATCAGTTTATGGCGTCGATGAAGCACGGAGCGGAGGTTCttcagcagcagcagcagcagaatGGTTATGCTTCTGGTTTGCAAATGATGTATCAGACTTCATCACCTATGCCACATCATAATTCAGCAGCTCCTGGTCCAGTGGAGAATTCTTACAGTGCGGTTTCTTCAATGGGGATGGATCAGTCGCAGCAGATGAAGATTGGTGGAGGCAACAATTCGAATCTTATTCGACATAGTAGCTCACCTGCAGGACTGTTCTCCCACCTAAATGTTGAAAATGGCTATGCTATAATGAGAGGCACGGGCTCCATCACGGACTCGCGCTACACCACAGCTGCCAGTTAA